One stretch of Chlamydia abortus DNA includes these proteins:
- a CDS encoding exodeoxyribonuclease V subunit gamma — protein MNATKHSQAIFSNSPIHLLAKLAEDLFSTYQQPFTKRWILVANTEIGHWLRRELTNATSNHIFMGSTIFSSSDSLIKHLFTEVCHEKPLIPDYITLPLFIHELLKTSAATPNILQNPSFLSEPSYSSTKHLAAIFKKFYTFSQAPSENNRYHKDLFSQLEKHFMPMGKVFASILSSVKVKKQNRSLHIFGYSHLPRHFATFFTKLSNFFPVYFYCFSPSREYFGDLLSDKSIDFLWRQLIDQPNRDAWQHYVLTDRQALLANLSHKSQASQNFFLDKEIHYSEVFIPPQETTSLGVVQSNLFHLKPSSHENIADKKQTITISKALSPSREVQEVFSKISILLHQGVRPEEIFILSSQLEIYEVYLKAVFSPHLPLYCCNNTSSHAEDLKEKLLLLSSILQTQGNLYRLLQLLTHPQLQNPIDPSKTPYLLNKLSSEWEKLYKGDGTHLQHLGDNILHDYPFVEECGKVSQVELWERILPLLYDLQKFLDLYASTTIKSYEEHCNHILSFLESLFILSPEELSFITSLRNALFPAFSSSECSLKFFTDFCLDFFSRFCANSPLYDKPGPYVGTLGDLSLIPKGYTFILGANKQKQAIDLLDLVDASTEEELVFSSSEDEENFHFLQVIVSTKYELHMSYPSSAHNPALPSAYIHYLQEALQLPVSHLPTKAYIPSLFADTTLVHTSQEHYYKLAQAFCSKKEPLPSLFQTPDTTPNLPDHLSVSQIIKAIFSPLDFFLKSNYQISLRSPTVLESREKLFPTKKHILMFWENRLSNTSEDHTYNYLSSFSEAMFTYYDDLIAQWLNTVRLNPLTAPYTVLFSSSLFHDHLADQDQVLSPVSLTLNNSELYLHGNFSGVFSKGIYLCSIDPTAKTRKTVRKTKSILENPADMKNYLKAYIAIAMLQKSGVLSEHAVIRNILSQEVFEDLPLPFSHPDNYLHQVLRVYQMMRDFPIPLISSDCWKFLDNAEKFHEAIHTAIEADVNNPSLSTFWKFHNRDYKEQFTVSEEQRLLILSLFKGAHETV, from the coding sequence ATGAATGCGACCAAACATAGTCAGGCAATTTTTAGTAACTCCCCCATTCATCTATTAGCTAAACTTGCAGAAGATCTATTTTCTACTTATCAACAGCCATTTACTAAAAGGTGGATTCTTGTTGCCAATACAGAAATAGGGCACTGGCTACGTAGAGAACTTACTAATGCTACGAGTAACCACATTTTCATGGGGTCGACTATTTTCTCTTCTTCTGACTCCCTTATCAAACATTTATTCACTGAAGTTTGTCATGAAAAACCTTTAATTCCTGACTATATAACACTTCCCCTATTTATACACGAGCTACTAAAGACTTCTGCAGCCACTCCTAATATTTTACAAAACCCCTCTTTTCTTTCGGAGCCTTCTTATAGCTCAACAAAGCATCTGGCAGCTATTTTTAAAAAATTCTATACATTCTCGCAAGCGCCTTCGGAAAATAATCGTTATCATAAAGATCTTTTTTCTCAGTTAGAGAAGCACTTTATGCCTATGGGGAAGGTGTTTGCTTCGATACTATCTTCTGTAAAAGTTAAGAAACAAAACCGTTCCTTGCATATCTTTGGTTATTCTCATTTACCCAGGCATTTTGCGACTTTCTTTACCAAATTGAGTAATTTTTTCCCTGTATATTTTTACTGTTTCTCACCCAGTCGCGAATATTTTGGTGATTTGTTATCTGACAAATCGATAGATTTCTTATGGCGTCAACTTATAGATCAACCCAACAGAGATGCTTGGCAACACTATGTTTTAACGGATAGGCAAGCCTTGCTTGCCAATCTTTCTCACAAATCGCAAGCATCTCAAAATTTCTTTTTAGACAAGGAAATACATTATTCCGAAGTTTTCATTCCTCCTCAAGAAACAACATCTTTAGGAGTTGTGCAAAGTAATCTATTTCACTTAAAACCAAGCTCTCATGAAAACATTGCAGACAAAAAGCAAACGATCACTATTAGCAAGGCTTTAAGTCCATCTAGAGAGGTACAAGAAGTATTCTCAAAAATTTCTATATTATTGCATCAAGGTGTCCGCCCTGAAGAAATTTTTATTTTATCTTCGCAACTAGAAATTTATGAGGTGTATTTAAAAGCAGTATTTTCCCCCCATTTACCTTTATACTGCTGCAATAACACCTCTTCACATGCTGAAGACTTAAAGGAAAAGCTCTTACTCTTATCGTCTATTTTACAAACACAGGGCAATCTCTACCGTCTATTACAACTTCTTACACACCCCCAACTACAGAATCCTATAGATCCGAGTAAAACTCCCTATCTTTTGAATAAGCTCTCTAGTGAGTGGGAAAAACTGTATAAAGGGGATGGAACACATTTACAACATCTGGGGGATAACATTTTGCATGACTATCCCTTTGTTGAAGAGTGTGGTAAAGTAAGTCAGGTAGAACTCTGGGAGCGTATTCTTCCTCTACTGTATGATCTACAAAAATTCTTAGATCTTTATGCATCTACCACGATTAAATCTTACGAGGAACACTGTAACCACATTTTATCTTTCCTTGAATCCCTCTTTATTTTATCTCCAGAGGAATTATCTTTTATCACATCTCTTAGAAATGCGCTCTTCCCCGCTTTTTCTTCTTCAGAATGTTCTTTAAAATTTTTTACAGACTTTTGTTTGGATTTCTTTTCTCGCTTTTGTGCTAATAGCCCCCTTTATGATAAGCCTGGCCCTTATGTCGGAACATTAGGAGATTTAAGTCTTATACCTAAAGGCTACACGTTTATCCTCGGAGCAAATAAGCAGAAACAAGCCATAGATTTACTCGATCTAGTTGATGCCTCAACAGAAGAAGAACTAGTATTTTCATCTTCTGAAGATGAAGAAAACTTTCATTTCCTTCAGGTGATCGTTTCTACTAAATACGAACTGCACATGAGTTATCCCTCCTCTGCTCACAATCCTGCATTACCCAGCGCTTATATTCATTATCTTCAAGAGGCTTTACAACTACCTGTTTCCCATCTTCCTACAAAAGCTTATATACCTTCGTTATTTGCCGATACCACCCTGGTACACACCTCTCAAGAGCATTACTACAAGTTAGCGCAAGCCTTTTGTTCTAAGAAAGAGCCCCTACCTTCTTTGTTTCAAACTCCAGATACTACGCCAAACCTGCCCGACCATTTATCTGTTTCTCAAATTATAAAAGCTATTTTCTCTCCTTTAGACTTCTTCTTAAAATCTAATTACCAGATTTCTCTAAGATCTCCCACTGTACTAGAATCTAGAGAGAAGCTATTTCCTACGAAAAAACACATCCTGATGTTTTGGGAAAATCGACTCTCTAATACATCCGAAGATCACACGTATAATTACCTATCTTCCTTTTCTGAGGCCATGTTCACTTACTATGACGATCTCATAGCCCAATGGCTGAACACTGTTCGCTTAAATCCTCTCACAGCCCCCTATACCGTGCTGTTTTCTTCATCATTATTTCATGATCACCTTGCAGATCAAGACCAGGTTCTCTCACCTGTGTCCCTCACTTTGAACAACTCTGAGCTTTACTTACACGGGAATTTTTCTGGAGTATTTTCCAAAGGTATATACCTGTGTTCCATTGACCCTACAGCTAAGACAAGAAAAACTGTAAGGAAAACAAAATCTATTCTAGAGAACCCTGCTGACATGAAAAATTACTTAAAGGCCTATATAGCTATAGCCATGTTACAAAAATCTGGCGTGCTTTCAGAACACGCGGTTATCAGGAATATCCTCTCTCAAGAGGTGTTTGAAGATCTTCCCCTTCCTTTTTCTCATCCTGACAACTACCTGCATCAGGTTCTTCGTGTGTACCAAATGATGAGAGATTTTCCGATTCCTTTAATTTCTTCTGACTGTTGGAAGTTTTTAGACAATGCTGAAAAGTTTCATGAAGCTATACACACAGCTATTGAAGCTGATGTGAATAATCCTTCTCTATCGACTTTTTGGAAATTTCATAACCGAGACTATAAAGAGCAGTTCACAGTAAGTGAAGAACAACGTCTTCTGATTCTTTCTTTGTTTAAGGGGGCGCATGAAACCGTTTGA
- a CDS encoding MFS transporter: protein MDISIQKKSFRALVITHFLTILNDNLYKFLLVFFLLEGKSLTENAKILSYVSLCFALPFLLLAPLAGSLSDRYQKRNIILATRLIEIVCTSLGLYFFYIHSVVGGYIVLLLMASHTAIFGPAKMGILPEMLPLDYLSRANGIMTAVTYTGSILGSCFAPLLVDLTKNLPVNCYVLSTSFCVVSSIISTFVSLGICSSNFKNRSQKITYVSFKDLWEIFKDTRHVHYLTLSIFLVALFLLVGAYVQVEIIPFVEFTLGYPKHYGGYLFPIVALGVGVGSYMTGWISGKDIKLGYVPVMTLGLGLAFMGLYAVSCSLVGVMFFLLLLGFLGGVYQVPLHAYIQYASPEHKRGQILAVNNFLDFVGVLIAAAIVRILGSSLSLPPETSFLYMGVIIFCLGLWILWLWKELVYRLILSAVLIKQLGNYLKLPKSLIPVCYLVPTHSYREVRRVLAMLPKTLRTTVVILDQKLQPGWTTRLISYCVPTVICDLNETSDRSMKEAWAVLQAKRLHTLLKKQPDLCVICLGKKDNIEIFSQVLLEQGISMRNIHLTSKKVSYRRNRYSLSLNQADET from the coding sequence ATGGATATATCAATACAGAAAAAATCTTTTCGTGCCTTAGTAATAACGCATTTTCTTACGATATTAAATGATAATCTTTATAAGTTTCTTTTAGTCTTTTTCCTGCTTGAAGGAAAAAGTTTAACAGAGAATGCGAAGATATTATCTTACGTAAGTTTGTGTTTTGCTTTACCGTTTCTTTTGCTCGCACCTTTAGCAGGAAGTTTATCAGATAGGTATCAGAAACGAAACATTATCTTAGCTACACGTCTTATTGAAATTGTTTGTACTTCACTGGGGTTATACTTTTTCTATATCCATTCTGTCGTCGGCGGGTATATAGTTTTGCTCCTCATGGCTAGTCACACGGCGATTTTTGGTCCTGCAAAGATGGGGATTCTTCCAGAGATGTTGCCTCTAGATTATTTATCTAGAGCTAATGGAATAATGACCGCAGTCACTTATACCGGGAGTATCTTAGGATCTTGTTTTGCTCCCTTACTTGTCGATCTTACCAAGAATCTTCCAGTTAACTGTTATGTTCTTTCAACATCATTTTGCGTTGTTTCTTCGATCATCAGTACGTTTGTGTCGTTAGGCATATGTTCAAGTAACTTTAAAAATCGTAGTCAAAAAATTACTTATGTCAGCTTTAAAGATCTTTGGGAAATCTTTAAAGATACACGTCATGTACATTACCTCACCCTCTCGATTTTCTTAGTCGCTCTTTTTCTTCTGGTTGGAGCTTATGTACAAGTCGAAATCATTCCTTTTGTCGAGTTTACTTTAGGTTATCCTAAGCATTACGGAGGTTACCTGTTTCCTATCGTCGCTTTGGGAGTTGGCGTAGGCTCTTATATGACAGGATGGATTTCAGGAAAAGATATTAAGTTAGGGTATGTGCCTGTCATGACTTTAGGGCTAGGCCTGGCCTTTATGGGACTGTATGCTGTTTCCTGTTCTTTAGTCGGAGTGATGTTCTTCCTATTACTGTTAGGATTCTTAGGCGGGGTATATCAGGTTCCTTTACATGCCTATATACAATATGCGAGTCCGGAGCATAAGCGTGGGCAAATTCTTGCAGTAAATAATTTCTTGGATTTTGTCGGTGTATTAATCGCTGCAGCCATTGTCAGGATTTTGGGATCCAGTTTAAGTTTGCCACCGGAGACGAGCTTCCTATACATGGGAGTCATCATTTTCTGTCTCGGCTTGTGGATTCTATGGCTTTGGAAAGAGTTGGTGTATCGTTTAATACTCAGTGCCGTATTAATCAAACAACTAGGAAACTATCTTAAACTGCCAAAATCCCTCATTCCTGTTTGCTATTTGGTGCCCACCCACTCTTATCGAGAAGTCCGGCGTGTATTAGCCATGCTACCAAAAACATTACGCACTACTGTAGTGATACTCGATCAAAAACTACAACCTGGTTGGACAACTCGATTAATTTCTTACTGTGTTCCTACAGTCATATGTGATCTTAATGAAACAAGTGATCGAAGCATGAAAGAAGCTTGGGCAGTGTTGCAAGCTAAACGCTTGCACACGTTGTTGAAAAAGCAACCGGATTTGTGCGTGATATGCTTAGGTAAAAAAGATAATATTGAAATATTTTCTCAGGTGCTCTTGGAACAGGGAATTAGTATGAGAAATATTCATTTGACATCCAAGAAAGTGTCCTACCGAAGAAATAGGTATAGCCTATCCTTGAACCAAGCCGATGAAACTTAG
- a CDS encoding rhodanese-related sulfurtransferase, producing the protein MKKNYYALAYYYLTRVDNPQQEIALHKELFKDLDVSCRIYISEQGINGQFSGYQPDAEYYMNWLRQRPGFSNVKFKIHHIEENIFPRVTVKYRKELVALGCDVDLSNQGKHISPQEWHEKLEENRCLVLDVRNNYEWKIGHFENAVLPDIRTFREFPDYAEQLSKEHDPATTPVMMYCTGGIRCELYSSLLLEKGFKEVYQLDGGVIAYGQAVGTGKWRGKLFVFDDRLAVPIDEADTDVPPIASCSHCETPCDTYYNCANTDCNNLFICCKECIHSTKGCCSQECSQAPRIRSFAPCRGNKPFRRMHLCEVTKEKEEAASSCCLH; encoded by the coding sequence ATGAAAAAGAATTATTACGCTTTAGCTTATTATTATTTGACTCGTGTAGATAATCCTCAACAGGAAATTGCGTTGCACAAGGAACTATTTAAAGATTTAGATGTTTCTTGTCGTATCTACATATCTGAACAAGGGATTAATGGCCAGTTTAGTGGCTATCAACCGGACGCAGAGTATTACATGAACTGGCTAAGACAGCGTCCTGGATTTTCAAATGTAAAATTTAAAATCCATCACATTGAAGAAAATATTTTCCCTCGTGTAACTGTGAAATATCGCAAAGAGCTTGTCGCTCTTGGTTGCGACGTTGATTTATCTAATCAAGGGAAGCATATTTCTCCGCAAGAGTGGCATGAAAAGCTCGAGGAGAATCGCTGTCTAGTTTTAGATGTAAGAAATAATTACGAATGGAAAATAGGGCATTTTGAAAATGCTGTGCTTCCAGACATTCGGACTTTTCGGGAATTCCCTGATTATGCTGAACAGTTATCCAAAGAACACGACCCAGCTACCACCCCTGTGATGATGTATTGTACTGGTGGCATACGTTGTGAATTGTACTCTTCCCTCCTTTTAGAAAAAGGTTTTAAAGAAGTGTATCAACTTGATGGTGGTGTTATTGCTTATGGTCAGGCTGTAGGCACAGGTAAATGGCGAGGTAAGCTATTCGTATTTGATGATCGTTTAGCTGTACCTATTGATGAAGCGGATACTGACGTTCCTCCCATCGCCTCGTGCTCACATTGTGAGACTCCCTGTGACACTTACTACAACTGCGCAAATACAGACTGTAATAATTTATTCATCTGTTGTAAGGAGTGTATCCATTCAACAAAAGGATGTTGTTCTCAAGAGTGTTCTCAAGCACCTCGGATTCGCTCCTTTGCCCCCTGTAGAGGAAACAAGCCTTTCCGCCGTATGCATCTCTGTGAAGTAACAAAAGAGAAGGAAGAAGCTGCTAGCTCCTGCTGTCTACACTAG
- the rpsD gene encoding 30S ribosomal protein S4 has product MARYCGPKNRIARRFGANIFGRSRNPLFKKPHPPGQHGMQRKKKSDYGLQLEEKQKLKACYGMILEKQLVKAFKEVVNKQGSVTKMFLERFECRLDNMVYRMGFAKTIFAAQQLVAHGHVLVNGKKVDRRSFFLRPGMQVSLREKSRKLQSVKESLENKDESSFPSYISVDKSNFKGELLISPEQDQIEAQLPLPVDVSVVCEFLSHRT; this is encoded by the coding sequence ATGGCTCGATATTGTGGCCCTAAAAATAGAATAGCAAGGCGTTTTGGAGCGAATATTTTTGGAAGAAGCCGAAACCCTCTGTTCAAAAAGCCCCATCCTCCAGGTCAGCACGGTATGCAGAGAAAGAAAAAGTCTGACTACGGTCTTCAGTTAGAGGAAAAGCAAAAGCTAAAAGCTTGTTATGGCATGATCTTAGAAAAGCAACTAGTCAAAGCTTTCAAGGAAGTTGTAAATAAGCAGGGCAGCGTCACTAAGATGTTCTTAGAAAGATTTGAGTGCCGTCTTGACAATATGGTGTATCGCATGGGGTTTGCAAAAACTATTTTTGCAGCTCAGCAGTTGGTTGCTCATGGGCACGTATTGGTGAATGGAAAAAAAGTAGATAGAAGATCTTTTTTCCTACGTCCTGGCATGCAAGTTTCCTTAAGAGAAAAATCAAGAAAGTTACAGTCAGTAAAAGAATCTTTGGAAAATAAAGATGAAAGTTCTTTCCCTTCCTACATCTCTGTAGATAAAAGCAATTTTAAGGGCGAACTTTTAATTTCTCCAGAGCAAGATCAAATAGAGGCACAACTTCCTCTACCTGTAGATGTTTCTGTTGTTTGTGAGTTCCTATCTCATAGAACATAA
- a CDS encoding deoxyribonuclease IV, whose protein sequence is MQVFPPPQVPLLGAHTSTSGGLQNAIYEGQEIGASTVQMFTANQRQWRRRPLTDDLINSFKTALEETSLSYIMSHAGYLINPGAPNPEILEKSRICIQQEIQDCLSLGITFVNFHPGAAVNDTKEACLDRIVSSFSLVEPLFEDSPPLVVLFETTAGQGTLVGSTFEELGYLIDKLKHKIPVGVCIDTCHIFASGYDITSPGSWKQVLKNFDDAIGLSYLRAFHLNDSMFPLGKHKDRHAPLGEGDIGMESFKFLMTDELTRMIPKYLETPGGPDLWTKEIRQLKSFQK, encoded by the coding sequence ATGCAGGTATTTCCACCTCCCCAAGTCCCTTTATTAGGTGCGCATACATCCACTTCTGGAGGGCTTCAAAACGCCATTTATGAAGGGCAAGAAATTGGGGCTTCCACCGTTCAAATGTTTACTGCCAATCAAAGGCAGTGGCGTAGACGCCCTCTCACTGATGATTTGATAAATTCGTTCAAAACAGCTCTTGAAGAAACGTCTCTATCTTATATTATGAGCCACGCTGGCTATTTAATTAATCCTGGGGCTCCTAATCCAGAAATCCTAGAAAAAAGCCGCATCTGTATACAGCAAGAGATCCAAGATTGTCTATCTTTAGGGATTACCTTTGTTAACTTCCACCCAGGAGCCGCTGTCAATGATACTAAAGAAGCTTGCTTAGATAGGATTGTTTCAAGTTTTTCCTTGGTTGAGCCTCTATTCGAAGATTCTCCGCCTCTTGTTGTTCTTTTTGAAACTACTGCGGGACAAGGTACACTTGTCGGCAGTACTTTTGAAGAACTTGGTTACCTCATAGACAAACTTAAGCATAAAATCCCGGTAGGAGTTTGCATAGATACTTGTCATATCTTTGCTTCTGGTTATGATATTACCTCTCCGGGGTCTTGGAAGCAAGTGCTCAAAAATTTTGATGATGCGATAGGCTTGTCGTATTTAAGAGCTTTTCATCTTAATGACTCGATGTTTCCTCTAGGAAAACACAAGGATCGCCACGCGCCCCTTGGGGAAGGAGATATAGGGATGGAAAGTTTTAAATTTCTTATGACTGACGAGCTCACACGGATGATCCCCAAATATTTAGAGACTCCTGGAGGTCCAGACTTATGGACAAAGGAAATTCGGCAGTTGAAAAGCTTTCAGAAATAA
- a CDS encoding lipid II flippase MurJ: MNKKDGQGSVASSLFNLLSGTFFSRVTGMLREIVMAAYFGADPLVAAFWLAFRTIFFLRKILGGPVLGLAFIPHFEFLRAQDTSRAAFFFKSFSRFFCYNACAFTLIIEIGLGFWLYHAQGNLADALLLTMILLPSGIFLMMYTVNSALLHCEKRFLSVGLAPAVVNVLWILTVFLARHSDPRQRIIGLSVVLVIGFVLEWSVTLPGVNKFLGTATTPPKERDSIKALIAPLSLGLLSMGVFQINLLTDMCLARYIHEVGPLYLMYSIRIQQLPVHLFGLGVFTVLLPSISRCVQEDNNEAGYELMKFALNLTVSVMVIMTVGLLLLALPGVRVLYEHGLFPTSAVHAIVQVLRGYSGSIIPMALIPLISVLFYAQRHYTIPLVIGIFAAIANMVLNVIFGCWLIKHVSGLAYATSLVSWVQLYFLWQCASKKHLAYSGLMWITFKRSIKVVGVTSLAFVVTLGTNILTHTTYVVFLEPYTPLAWSLSSFVAQSAAFFSESVIFLAFLFGFAKLLRVEDLVNLTSFQYWKGRRSSLLSSSVVQDSQN; this comes from the coding sequence ATGAATAAAAAAGACGGCCAGGGATCAGTAGCCAGCTCACTTTTTAATTTATTGTCAGGAACCTTTTTTAGTCGTGTCACAGGAATGTTACGCGAAATTGTTATGGCAGCGTATTTTGGAGCAGATCCTTTAGTGGCAGCTTTCTGGTTGGCATTTAGAACAATTTTCTTTTTAAGAAAAATCCTCGGAGGACCCGTTTTAGGGCTAGCTTTTATTCCCCACTTTGAATTTCTAAGAGCACAAGATACAAGCCGTGCCGCATTTTTCTTTAAGAGCTTCTCACGATTTTTCTGTTATAATGCTTGCGCTTTCACATTAATTATAGAAATAGGCTTAGGATTCTGGTTATATCATGCCCAAGGGAATCTAGCTGACGCCTTACTGTTAACTATGATTCTTCTTCCCTCAGGGATCTTCCTAATGATGTATACGGTAAATTCTGCCTTACTGCATTGTGAGAAAAGATTTCTCAGTGTGGGTTTAGCTCCCGCTGTTGTTAATGTGCTGTGGATTCTTACTGTATTCCTCGCAAGACATAGTGATCCCAGACAACGGATTATAGGACTGTCTGTTGTCCTTGTGATCGGGTTTGTTTTAGAGTGGTCTGTTACCCTACCTGGCGTGAATAAGTTTCTAGGAACAGCAACAACCCCACCTAAGGAGCGTGATAGTATAAAAGCTTTGATCGCACCATTGTCTTTAGGATTACTTTCCATGGGTGTGTTTCAGATCAATCTTTTAACCGATATGTGTTTAGCACGCTATATACATGAAGTCGGTCCGTTATACTTAATGTACTCGATACGTATCCAGCAACTGCCCGTACATTTGTTTGGTCTTGGAGTCTTTACTGTTCTCCTGCCTTCTATTTCTCGTTGTGTGCAAGAAGATAATAATGAAGCAGGCTACGAACTGATGAAGTTCGCTTTGAATCTGACTGTATCGGTGATGGTCATCATGACTGTAGGTTTGTTGCTTCTTGCTCTTCCTGGTGTGCGTGTGTTATATGAACACGGTTTGTTCCCAACAAGTGCTGTGCACGCTATTGTTCAAGTGTTGCGTGGGTATAGCGGTAGTATCATTCCTATGGCTCTGATCCCGTTGATCTCTGTACTCTTTTATGCACAGCGTCATTACACCATACCCTTAGTCATAGGGATCTTTGCCGCTATAGCCAACATGGTGCTCAATGTGATTTTTGGTTGTTGGTTGATCAAACATGTTTCAGGTCTAGCCTACGCCACATCTCTTGTTTCCTGGGTGCAGTTATATTTCCTTTGGCAATGTGCATCAAAAAAACATCTCGCCTATTCGGGGTTAATGTGGATTACTTTTAAGCGTTCTATCAAGGTGGTTGGTGTCACGAGTTTAGCCTTCGTAGTTACCCTGGGGACTAATATTCTTACACATACTACTTATGTGGTTTTCCTTGAGCCTTACACACCACTCGCCTGGTCGTTGTCATCTTTTGTAGCGCAAAGTGCCGCTTTTTTCTCTGAAAGTGTCATTTTCTTGGCTTTTTTGTTTGGTTTTGCAAAACTGCTTCGAGTAGAAGATCTTGTAAACTTAACATCTTTTCAATATTGGAAAGGACGCCGAAGCTCTTTGCTTAGCTCTTCCGTTGTGCAAGATAGTCAAAATTAG